One window from the genome of Helicoverpa zea isolate HzStark_Cry1AcR chromosome 6, ilHelZeax1.1, whole genome shotgun sequence encodes:
- the LOC124631408 gene encoding chromobox protein homolog 7: MHKMELGDSVYAAERIMKRRIRKNKVEYYVKWKGWKPKHNTWEPEENILDPRLIESFERGEELRRQGRKREREHSPAERARSGSEERHPPPGKRKAEVLSRESGKIGVTITMSPPAAKRHDSTKLNGSRTSHAAHTAHAAQPPPPAAPPGGAAAPASPAAEAAAPRTGPRRAPHSPEEADAHTPPERERRTETQPTATAPAEPKGAQPPPPAAPQPEEEEDSWGDAPVAVPAPPPPPPAPRRGAAYWMARSPVADQIFITDVTVNLQTVTIRECRTEKGFFRSREHRPLDVT; the protein is encoded by the coding sequence AACAAAGTGGAGTACTACGTGAAATGGAAAGGGTGGAAGCCGAAGCACAATACCTGGGAGCCGGAGGAAAACATCCTAGACCCGCGACTCATCGAGAGCTTCGAGCGCGGCGAGGAGTTACGGCGGCAGGGCAGGAAGCGCGAGCGCGAGCACTCGCCCGCCGAGCGCGCGCGCAGCGGCTCCGAGGAGCGCCACCCGCCGCCCGGCAAGCGCAAGGCCGAGGTGCTGTCCCGCGAGTCGGGCAAGATCGGCGTCACCATCACCATGAGCCCGCCCGCCGCCAAGCGACACGACTCCACCAAGCTCAACGGTAGCCGCACCTCGCATGCCGCGCACACCGCGCACGCAGCTCAGCCGCCGCCCCCGGCCGCGCCGCCCGGCGGGGCAGCCGCTCCCGCCTCGCCGGCTGCTGAAGCTGCAGCTCCTAGGACGGGACCCAGACGGGCGCCACACTCCCCGGAGGAGGCTGACGCCCATACTCCTCCAGAGCGCGAGAGGCGGACGGAGACTCAGCCCACTGCGACAGCACCTGCGGAGCCTAAGGGAGCGCAACCTCCGCCACCGGCCGCGCCGCAACCTGAGGAAGAGGAGGACTCGTGGGGCGATGCGCCCGTGGCAGTGCCGGCGCCGCCACCGCCGCCCCCGGCGCCCCGGCGCGGCGCCGCCTACTGGATGGCGCGCTCCCCCGTCGCCGACCAGATCTTTATCACCGACGTCACCGTCAACCTGCAGACGGTCACGATACGCGAGTGCCGCACCGAGAAGGGTTTCTTTAGATCTCGCGAGCACCGGCCGCTCGATGTCACGTAA
- the LOC124631506 gene encoding uncharacterized protein LOC124631506 produces the protein MEWSKDRTLKLIELLQVNASLWNPSLCETRRDKQKRREELRLISDILGISVPDVTKKIQHLRTQYNRESAREVRAYVEDPNDRYVSNWYAFEYLHFLKDSSKPYRVLQSEDNSEISGQSSHSDNAVSDCKLASLSPPHKISRTEPAVPAVKPEIVYPTISRPRDEFSVFGEYIANELRSLKGEKNLLVAKKKIQDAIFDVKMGMIGETRTEQGPLCSKLYSTPVMTTAAHIEPLSASQTPSTTGISEIIINGACHYSNFKVDTQ, from the exons ATGGAGTGGTCGAAAGACAGAACATTGAAGTTGATCGAACTGTTGCAAGTGAACGCAAGTCTTTGGAACCCGTCTTTATGTGAGACGAGAAGAGACAAACAGAAGCGGCGCGAAGAATTGCGATTAATATCGGATATTTTAGGTATATCGGTGCCGGACGTTACGAAGAAGATTCAACATCTCCGGACACAGTACAACCGTGAATCGGCGCGGGAAGTGCGCGCTTATGTTGAAGACCCCAACGATAGATATGTCAGCAATTGGTACGCGTTCGAATATTTACACTTCTTGAAGGACTCCAGCAAACCGTACAGGGTTTTACAGTCG gaGGACAACTCAGAAATTAGTGGTCAATCATCTCACTCGGACAATGCAGTCAGTGACTGTAAGCTTGCCAGTCTGTCTCCACCTCACAAGATCTCCAGAACAGAGCCAGCTGTGCCCGCAGTCAAGCCAGAAATTGTCTATCCCACAATATCCAGACCCAGAGATGAGTTTTCTGTATTTGGGGAATACATAGCTAATGAGCTCCGCTCTTTAAAAGGAGAAAAAAACCTTTTGGTAGCAAAGAAGAAAATACAGGATGCCATATTTGATGTAAAGATGGGAATGATTGGGGAAACAAGGACTGAACAAGGACCATTGTGTAGCAAGTTATATTCAACACCTGTAATGACGACTGCGGCTCACATTGAGCCCTTGTCAGCATCCCAAACACCCTCTACAACAGGAATCAGTGAGATTATCATAAATGGTGCGTGCCATTACTCTAACTTCAAAGTTGACACTCAATAG